One Pirellulales bacterium genomic window carries:
- a CDS encoding PEP-CTERM sorting domain-containing protein (PEP-CTERM proteins occur, often in large numbers, in the proteomes of bacteria that also encode an exosortase, a predicted intramembrane cysteine proteinase. The presence of a PEP-CTERM domain at a protein's C-terminus predicts cleavage within the sorting domain, followed by covalent anchoring to some some component of the (usually Gram-negative) cell surface. Many PEP-CTERM proteins exhibit an unusual sequence composition that includes large numbers of potential glycosylation sites. Expression of one such protein has been shown restore the ability of a bacterium to form floc, a type of biofilm.): MQTRFVAIAFLVGMLCWWANTASAGNLFVNGDYEGGNYSQVFGSSTDILPIGWTNSPPTNSSNLNVFANGNGPGSAESGMHYIAFQSAVTDGTQDCLNQVISTVPNQKYTVSFWVAMTASSGSQFGLGPEWDSGGANDTTMGTNAFYYHPTNSPAVAYKLFSFTETASSSSTSIYFHGADATGAVLLDNVSVSNAAKTWGVDGDGNWSVGSNWIGGVAPSGIGDSAGFTTIITANRTVTLDADKTVGTLTFDNPNNYLIAGTHTLTLQAAGSSAAAINISGANGNGAQTISAPITLASGLNIAQNSGGVFTIAGPLNDASGKQINVSGSGTTAITGSINLGNATALSVGGTGKLRFGLASGAATVGTGVTAAVNNSATLELAGTVSALSNGSNRANITNNSSAPGLLVSGTHQQVGNIDGSGSTQVNAGSDLTANHIIQGTLVIGGTAGSAGTVTIATSNASGNPLGQLGGFALGDSLAPSGPFGAGGSGLAGMNSGGGSELASLSPSISDGSGNPSSVPEPSTLLLVLLAITSLIGRQALSRVGARDAELLHLPLQVGSLQPKSCRSSAGSRHHPVRLPKRAENVSSFTVGKSRTVV; encoded by the coding sequence GGGAACTACTCGCAAGTCTTTGGGTCTTCGACCGACATCCTGCCAATCGGTTGGACGAACAGCCCTCCCACGAATTCGAGCAACCTGAATGTCTTCGCGAACGGTAACGGGCCGGGTTCCGCGGAAAGCGGCATGCATTACATCGCGTTCCAGTCCGCCGTGACCGATGGCACGCAGGACTGTCTGAACCAGGTCATTAGCACCGTCCCGAATCAAAAATACACGGTATCGTTCTGGGTCGCGATGACAGCCAGCTCGGGATCGCAATTCGGACTTGGTCCGGAGTGGGATTCTGGCGGCGCAAACGACACAACGATGGGCACCAACGCATTCTACTATCACCCCACGAATTCCCCGGCTGTGGCGTACAAGCTTTTTTCATTTACCGAAACCGCATCCTCCAGTTCCACAAGCATCTACTTTCACGGGGCCGATGCCACCGGCGCAGTTCTTCTCGACAACGTGTCGGTCAGCAACGCGGCGAAGACTTGGGGAGTCGATGGCGACGGCAATTGGTCGGTCGGATCAAACTGGATTGGCGGCGTGGCCCCCAGCGGAATCGGCGATTCGGCTGGCTTCACCACGATCATCACGGCCAATCGCACTGTAACCCTCGACGCCGACAAGACCGTCGGCACGCTCACGTTCGACAACCCGAACAATTATCTGATTGCCGGCACGCACACGCTGACGCTGCAAGCCGCCGGGTCTTCCGCTGCGGCGATCAATATCTCCGGCGCTAACGGCAACGGCGCGCAGACGATCTCCGCGCCGATCACGCTCGCCAGCGGTTTGAACATCGCGCAGAATTCTGGTGGCGTCTTTACGATCGCCGGCCCCTTGAACGACGCCTCTGGCAAGCAAATCAACGTCTCCGGCAGCGGCACGACTGCGATCACCGGCTCGATCAATCTGGGCAATGCGACGGCCTTATCGGTCGGCGGCACGGGCAAGCTGCGATTCGGCCTCGCCTCCGGCGCGGCTACCGTCGGCACGGGAGTCACGGCCGCGGTTAACAACAGCGCGACGTTGGAATTGGCCGGCACGGTCTCCGCGCTATCCAACGGCTCGAATCGCGCAAACATCACGAACAACAGCTCGGCGCCCGGTCTCCTTGTCTCCGGCACGCATCAGCAAGTCGGCAACATTGACGGCTCGGGCTCGACGCAGGTCAACGCCGGCAGCGATCTCACGGCCAATCACATTATTCAGGGTACGCTGGTCATCGGCGGCACGGCCGGCAGCGCCGGCACCGTGACGATCGCCACCAGCAATGCCTCGGGCAATCCACTTGGCCAATTGGGCGGATTTGCCTTGGGTGATTCGCTGGCGCCCAGCGGACCATTCGGAGCGGGTGGAAGCGGTTTGGCCGGCATGAACAGCGGCGGTGGCTCCGAACTGGCGTCCCTGTCGCCGAGTATCTCCGACGGGAGCGGCAATCCATCGTCGGTTCCCGAACCTTCCACACTGCTGCTGGTTCTCCTCGCCATCACGAGCTTGATTGGCCGTCAGGCCCTATCGCGGGTGGGGGCGCGAGATGCCGAGCTTCTTCATCTTCCACTGCAGGTTGGATCGCTTCAACCCAAGTCGTGTCGCAGCTCCGCCGGGTCCCGACACCACCCAGTTCGTCTCCCGA